One segment of Burkholderiales bacterium DNA contains the following:
- the hisC gene encoding histidinol-phosphate transaminase, whose protein sequence is MAAKPEDVIRDEVRALAGYHVPDASGMVKLDAMENPYRLPEDVRRRLGELVANAEINRYPDASAAGLKKALRAALGVPADQEIILGNGSDEIIQMLVMATAKPGATVMSVAPTFVMFRLIAEYCRVGYASVPLNPDFSLDVERTLIALEEHKPALVFLAYPNNPTGNLFDDAAIEQVIRAAPGLVVVDEAYHAFAGRTFMRRLNEFDNLLVMRTLSKSGLAGLRLGLVAGGREWLQHVDKVRLPYNVGVLTQIVAEEALRHSDLLEQQAAAIRAERGRLADELAKVATTVYPSAANFILFRIEDADRINAGLKQRGILIKNLNGSHPSLADCLRVTVGTIEENDRFIKALKDAR, encoded by the coding sequence ATGGCCGCCAAACCCGAAGACGTCATCCGCGACGAAGTGCGCGCGCTCGCCGGCTACCACGTGCCGGACGCGAGCGGCATGGTGAAGCTCGACGCGATGGAGAACCCGTACCGGCTCCCGGAAGACGTGCGCCGGCGCCTGGGCGAGCTCGTCGCGAACGCCGAGATCAACCGCTATCCCGACGCCTCGGCCGCGGGCCTGAAGAAGGCGCTGCGCGCAGCGCTCGGCGTCCCCGCGGACCAGGAGATCATCCTCGGCAACGGTTCCGACGAGATCATCCAGATGCTGGTGATGGCGACCGCGAAGCCGGGCGCGACCGTCATGAGCGTCGCGCCGACCTTCGTCATGTTCAGGCTGATCGCCGAGTACTGCCGGGTCGGCTACGCGAGCGTTCCGCTCAATCCCGATTTCTCGCTCGACGTCGAGCGCACGCTGATCGCGCTCGAAGAGCACAAGCCGGCGCTGGTGTTCCTCGCGTATCCGAACAACCCTACCGGCAATCTCTTCGACGACGCCGCGATCGAGCAGGTGATCCGCGCGGCGCCCGGCCTCGTCGTCGTCGACGAGGCGTACCATGCGTTCGCCGGCCGCACGTTCATGCGGCGCCTGAACGAGTTCGACAACCTGCTCGTCATGCGCACGCTGTCCAAATCGGGGCTCGCGGGGCTGCGGCTGGGGCTGGTCGCCGGGGGGCGGGAGTGGCTGCAGCACGTCGACAAAGTGCGCCTGCCTTACAATGTCGGCGTGCTCACCCAGATCGTCGCGGAAGAGGCGCTGCGGCATTCGGACCTGCTGGAACAGCAGGCCGCGGCGATACGCGCGGAGCGCGGGCGGCTCGCCGACGAGCTCGCGAAAGTTGCGACGACCGTCTATCCCAGCGCGGCGAACTTCATCCTGTTCCGGATCGAGGATGCGGACCGCATCAATGCGGGATTGAAGCAGCGCGGCATCCTCATCAAGAACCTGAACGGCTCGCACCCGAGCCTTGCCGATTGCCTGCGGGTCACCGTCGGTACCATCGAAGAGAACGACCGTTTCATCAAAGCGCTGAAGGACGCGCGTTAG
- the hisG gene encoding ATP phosphoribosyltransferase, producing the protein MITIALSKGRIFDETVPLLAAAGVATREDPETSRKLILTTNRKDVRVIIVRATDVPTYVQYGAADVGVAGKDVLDEHGGQGLYQPLDLKIARCRMMVAVAHDFDYQQAIHKGARLKIATKYVQTAREHFAAKGMHVDLIKLYGSMELAPLVGLADAIVDLVSTGTTLKANGLTAVEEVAPISARLIVNQASLKLKRDAVQPLLDAFSRAVV; encoded by the coding sequence GGCGTCGCGACGCGCGAAGACCCGGAGACTTCGCGCAAGCTCATCCTCACCACCAACCGTAAGGACGTGCGCGTCATCATCGTGCGCGCAACCGACGTGCCCACGTACGTACAGTACGGCGCGGCGGACGTCGGTGTCGCGGGCAAGGACGTGCTCGACGAGCACGGCGGGCAGGGCCTGTATCAGCCGCTGGACCTGAAGATCGCGCGCTGCCGCATGATGGTCGCGGTCGCCCACGATTTCGATTACCAGCAGGCGATCCACAAGGGCGCGCGGCTCAAGATCGCGACCAAGTACGTGCAGACCGCGCGCGAGCACTTCGCGGCGAAAGGCATGCACGTCGACCTCATCAAGCTCTACGGGTCGATGGAACTCGCGCCGCTCGTGGGGCTCGCGGACGCGATCGTCGATCTGGTGAGCACCGGCACCACGCTCAAGGCGAACGGCCTGACCGCGGTCGAGGAAGTCGCGCCGATCTCCGCGCGGCTCATCGTCAACCAGGCTTCGCTGAAGTTGAAGCGCGATGCGGTGCAGCCGCTGCTCGACGCGTTCAGCCGCGCGGTGGTGTGA
- the hisD gene encoding histidinol dehydrogenase, with product MRRLSSTQSDFEAVIEELLAFEGAQDSRVDETVAAILADVKARGDAALVEYTRRFDRVEVANAAALEISRAECDAALQGLPAAQRTALEAAAARVRAYHERQRAQSWSYEDEYGNELGQRVTPLDRVGVYVPGGKAAYPSSVIMNVMPAKVAGVAEIVMVVPTPQGERNPLVLAAAALAGVDRVFAIGGAQAVGALAYGTATVPAVDKIVGPGNAYVAAAKRRVFGVVGIDMVAGPSEILVVSDGRSNPDWIAMDLFSQAEHDELAQAILISPDAGFLDQVAASIERQISEMPRRGVIEAALSGRGALIQVRDLDEACELVNRIAPEHLELSVEDAEPLIEKIRHAGAIFVGAYASEALGDYCAGPNHVLPTSRSARFSSPLGVYDFQKRSSLIRISRRGAAELGKIASELAHGEGLTAHARSAEFRIPG from the coding sequence ATGCGCAGGCTCTCGTCCACGCAAAGCGATTTCGAAGCGGTCATCGAAGAGCTGCTGGCATTCGAAGGCGCGCAGGACTCGCGTGTCGACGAGACCGTCGCCGCCATCCTCGCCGACGTGAAAGCGCGCGGCGATGCGGCGCTCGTCGAGTACACCCGCCGCTTCGATCGCGTCGAGGTCGCGAACGCCGCCGCGCTGGAGATTTCTCGCGCCGAATGCGACGCAGCGCTGCAGGGCCTGCCGGCGGCCCAGCGCACCGCGCTCGAAGCCGCGGCCGCGCGCGTGCGCGCCTACCACGAGCGCCAGCGCGCGCAGTCGTGGTCGTACGAAGACGAATACGGCAACGAGCTCGGACAGCGCGTCACGCCGCTCGACCGCGTCGGCGTGTACGTGCCGGGCGGCAAGGCCGCGTATCCGTCGTCGGTCATCATGAACGTGATGCCGGCGAAGGTCGCGGGCGTGGCCGAGATCGTCATGGTCGTGCCGACGCCGCAGGGCGAGCGCAATCCGCTGGTGCTCGCCGCCGCGGCGCTGGCGGGCGTCGACCGAGTGTTCGCGATCGGCGGCGCCCAGGCGGTCGGTGCGCTCGCGTACGGCACCGCGACGGTCCCCGCGGTCGACAAGATCGTCGGTCCCGGCAACGCCTATGTCGCCGCGGCGAAGCGCCGCGTGTTCGGCGTCGTCGGCATCGACATGGTCGCGGGGCCTTCGGAGATCCTCGTCGTCTCCGACGGCAGGAGCAACCCGGACTGGATCGCGATGGATCTCTTCTCGCAGGCCGAGCACGACGAGCTCGCGCAGGCGATCCTGATCTCGCCCGACGCGGGCTTTCTCGACCAGGTCGCGGCGAGCATCGAGCGCCAGATTTCGGAGATGCCTCGACGCGGCGTCATCGAAGCCGCCCTGAGCGGCCGCGGCGCGCTCATCCAGGTGCGCGACCTCGATGAGGCGTGCGAGCTCGTCAACCGCATCGCGCCCGAGCACCTCGAGCTCTCGGTGGAAGACGCCGAGCCGCTGATCGAGAAGATCCGTCACGCCGGCGCGATCTTCGTCGGCGCCTACGCGTCGGAAGCGCTCGGCGATTACTGCGCGGGGCCGAACCACGTGCTGCCGACATCGCGCAGCGCGCGCTTCTCCTCGCCGCTCGGCGTCTACGATTTCCAGAAGCGCTCGAGCCTGATCCGCATCTCGCGGCGCGGCGCGGCCGAGCTCGGCAAGATCGCCTCCGAGCTCGCGCACGGCGAAGGGCTGACCGCGCACGCGCGCTCGGCCGAATTTCGTATTCCCGGGTAA